One genomic region from Curtobacterium sp. 9128 encodes:
- a CDS encoding peptidoglycan DD-metalloendopeptidase family protein, with amino-acid sequence MTIDGLPMRPRGPARDAANAAVASSMSGAAVPTPAVPEPTPAERLRRRDTARAAAPTMRVTHGSGAEWIRASRPATVATPLARPDTVLPRRRDLRPAGPAPTVLPSRRDLRPAGPAPTVLPSRRDLRPVRPAPAALALRTARQALTIPLRSISSAIGTPRTVPITATAVAACLFVTVASPQSAMAAPPEDRGMAVMDTQEYVAPDGVALSVDRDGFSIARAPQAARGLVGAAGVPAPGVSVVRPVAGTIPAAGGFGGRWVQGCAACSTNHQGLDFAAPTGTTVVAAMPGTVVSAGVFGGYGNQILLQHADGTQTRYGHLSQIGVRVGQVVAAGERIGAVGSTGVSTGSHLHFEVIVGGVPRDPAAWLGARGLL; translated from the coding sequence ATGACGATCGACGGCCTCCCGATGCGTCCGCGTGGCCCAGCTCGCGACGCGGCGAACGCAGCCGTCGCGTCCTCGATGTCCGGAGCGGCGGTGCCGACTCCCGCCGTTCCGGAACCCACGCCCGCAGAACGCCTCCGCCGGCGCGACACCGCGCGTGCTGCTGCGCCGACGATGCGGGTGACGCACGGATCCGGGGCGGAGTGGATCCGAGCCTCCCGTCCGGCCACCGTCGCGACGCCACTCGCCCGTCCCGACACCGTCCTGCCGCGCCGTCGTGACCTGCGTCCGGCGGGTCCCGCCCCCACCGTCCTGCCGAGCCGTCGTGACCTGCGTCCGGCGGGTCCCGCCCCCACCGTCCTGCCGAGCCGTCGCGACCTGCGTCCGGTCAGGCCCGCACCTGCCGCCCTCGCACTGCGGACGGCCAGACAGGCGCTCACGATCCCGCTGCGCAGCATCAGCAGCGCCATCGGCACCCCCAGGACCGTTCCGATCACCGCGACCGCGGTCGCTGCGTGCCTGTTCGTGACGGTCGCCTCACCGCAGTCCGCGATGGCGGCGCCGCCCGAAGACCGGGGGATGGCGGTGATGGACACGCAGGAGTACGTCGCCCCCGACGGCGTCGCCCTCTCCGTCGACCGCGACGGCTTCTCGATCGCTCGTGCTCCGCAGGCCGCCCGGGGTCTGGTCGGGGCTGCCGGCGTGCCTGCTCCTGGCGTCTCGGTGGTGCGACCGGTCGCCGGGACGATCCCGGCGGCCGGCGGCTTCGGCGGGCGCTGGGTGCAGGGCTGTGCCGCGTGCTCGACCAACCACCAGGGGCTCGACTTCGCAGCACCGACCGGGACCACCGTCGTCGCGGCGATGCCCGGCACGGTCGTCTCGGCCGGGGTGTTCGGCGGGTACGGCAACCAGATCCTCCTGCAGCACGCCGACGGCACCCAGACGCGCTACGGGCACCTGTCCCAGATCGGCGTCCGCGTCGGCCAGGTCGTCGCTGCCGGCGAGCGGATCGGCGCCGTCGGCAGCACCGGGGTGTCGACCGGGTCGCACCTGCACTTCGAGGTCATCGTCGGAGGCGTCCCGCGCGACCCCGCCGCCTGGCTCGGAGCCCGCGGCTTGCTCTGA